Genomic DNA from Bacteroidales bacterium:
TATTCTTTTATAAAAGACCCGATTTTCATGGTACTTCGCCTGCTCCTTACGAACCTCGAATAGGTTTGCGAAACAAAGTGCCGGGCGATAAACGGGTTCAGTATTTTCCCGGGAAGGGAATTATAGAGGAATTGCAAACCGCCTGTGTTGCCGGAAATTTCTGATTCCAGTTGGTGAGTGCTACGGTTAAAGACTTTATGTTCAATCATGTTGCAGTGATCGGGTACTGCTCACAAAAATAACATAATCCGGCTAATTAACCTTTAATTCATCCTTTGCATAAAAAAGGATTTGTCTCACAAAATTATTAAATCCCGTGGCAAACATCATATCGCCAAAAGTGCGGACATCATTTACAAGGCCGCGGAACAATCCCCATTTTATTGCTTTATCGGTATTTATGGCTGATTGGGCCATCCAGTAGACTATTTTATTTTTCTCGTACATCCATGTATTGACAGCTGATTCAAGCTGCCACCGCTTTACCTGGCCTGAAAGTACATTCAGAAGATCGGATTTTCGCAGGATACGTTCGCCGGTAAACAAGACATCACCCCTGTACATGCGGATCAGGAGGTCAGCTCTTACCCTTCTCAGGATCAGCATATCGATGCCAGGGTTTGATTTTACGGCATTCACAGCCTGCTCTATTTCAGTATGGACAAGATGCTGCAAATCGGCATCGAGCAATAAAATATATTCGCCGTCTGCATATTTAAGTCCTTCCCTGATCGCATCGGTTTTACCTGAATTTTCAGGAAGACGGATGACACAAAAACCGGGATGTTTTCGTTTGATTTCAAGATAATTATTATTGTCTGAGGCGTCATCCACACAGATCACCTCATCAATATTCCTAACCCTTGAAACTTCATACAAAACATCAAATAAATACAGATCTTCGTTCCAGAAGGGAATAATACATGAGGTTTTTCCTGATCGCATAACGTTGCCTTTGTTTCCTGAAAGAAACAATCTATCAACGGCATCAGTTCATATTGACTGCAGGATCACAGGAACAAATGAGATATCCGTTCGGGGTTATCAACGATTATTGCAGCACCATTGGTTTTTAATTCCTCTCTGCTCCTGAAACCCCATGATACACCAACTGCATACATTCCTGCTTTATTCGCAGTTATCATGTCGACATCTGAATCTCCCACATATACAGTATTCCTGGGATCGACAGCCATCTTCCGGCAGATATGCAAGGCTCCTGAAGGATCAGGCTTTTTCGGAAAATCAGGACCAGCGCCCATAACATGCTGAAAACCGATATCAGGCAACAGGTGCTCAACTATTTTTATTGTAAGAGGTTCAGCCTTATTTGAGAAAACCGACATTTTTATATTCCGGCCTGCGAGTTTCAGCAGCATGGGCTTAATTCCATCATACAGCCTGGTTTTTACGATGCAATTGGAATCATAATGCTCAATCATTTCATGAAGGCAATCACGGATTACCTTTTCCTGCCTGTCCTTTTCAGGCAACGCCTGTTTAACCAGGTTGTCGAGCCCCCGTCCTACCAAAAGTTTATAATCATTAACAGGCCTTTCCGGGTAACCGTTCAATCTGAGTACATAATTCATGGAACCGGCTATATCATCAAGTGTGTCGGCCAGGGTACCGTCGAGGTCAAAAATTATTGCGGCGTAAGTGTTCCTGTTCTTCATTTATTACTGAAAGTCATGTGGTACTGTGCATTTTTAATAACGTTATCACGTGTAAAATGATCGGCATGATAACGCCCGTTCACATATAAATCAGTCTGGTCGCAATAATGTTTACTTGACGGAATTCCTGAGTTTCCTGTAGGAATAACGGTGAGCGACTTGTCCCAATCGCTCAGGTCGAAAATATGCCTGTGAGATGAACCTGTTTTTGAGTCATACGGATTGTTTGGATCATAACTGTAAGGGGATACGGTATGAAAACTGCCGCCTACGGGAAATGGGCCGCGGTTCAGATGAAAGGCCTTATCCAGTATGTCCTTCACACCCAACGGATGCTGCAGTAAGAGATGATGAATTTTTCCCCACTGCCATAAACCGGTATCCTCACCCATTTTCACCCTCAGGTCCCCGACGGATTTTGTGAAAGCAAGGGTAACCATGTCAGTAAAGGTTTCTGTTTTATCCGGTGTGGAGATATCGTCAAACCATGCAGATACCCTTGTCTCCATCATCTGGTCAAAAGCATTCCTGCTTATGGATGTAACTCCGTTCAGGCTCAAAAACAGGTCATTTCCGAGCTCATCTGAAAATACTCCGTGTAAAAGCTGCAGATACATGGTTTCAAAAACAGTCGGTGCACTGCTGTTTGCTGCCATGGTGTAATTCCATGTTTTAAGCATTTCAAGCGCCTTCTTCTCCACCTCATCTTTAGGCTTAAAACCAGATAGGGCATCGACAAAAGCAGGCATGTATTTTTCGGCCAGTTTCGACTTCTGGTCGAGCTGGATATTTTTGAAATCTTCAACCGAAAGTATTTCCTTAGCTGTCAGCATCTCGGTTATGCGACTGAACCGGTCGGGCAGCGAATACCAGCTTCCTATGTGATACGGATAATCCCTTGGAACCGTGCGGTTGTTGGCAGATGCCACAAAACCTGAAAGCGGGTTGAACATATATGGTAGCTCTTCAAAAGGAACATAGCCTTTCCAGTCGTATTTATCTGTATCACCAGGTAAAATGCCGAATGGAATTTCCCGGTCTCGGATCGGAATACCGGCGGCACAAAACAAGCCAATATTCCCTTTTACATCGGCATAAGCCACATTCTGACTAAGGGAATTGAATGTCTTCAGGGCGTCCTTAAATTCAGCCCAGTTATTGGCCCTGTCGAGCATCAGCACCGTTTTAAACTCATCACTCATTTCATCTCCCACCCAATGCATGGTGATTACATCCGTACCAAAATTTTTAATGGAGGAAACCACCGGTCCCCTGTGAGAAAAACGGATTGTTTTTTCAACCTGCGTGCCATCGCTGATTTTTATAACTTCCTTCTTATTCAGGAATTTAAGCCATTTGCCCATGTATTTATATTCACCAGTATCACCGGGATTAACTGTTTCCCTGTAGAAATCAAGGTTGTCCACATATGTATTGGTCATGCCCCACGCAATGCTGTCATTATGCCCGCATATAACCACAGGGGCTCCGGGAAGCAACAAACCGGTAACATTCATCTTTCCGGGAATAACCTGGTGAATCTGGTACCAGATGCCGGGGACACTGAGCCCGAGATGCATGTCGTTGGCCAGTAAAGGTTTTCCTGTGGAACTTTTAAAACCGGATACAGCCCAGTTATTGCTGGCATCGAGCACATCAGCGCCCAGGTCCTGCAGGCCTGCCGTGTACAACATCATATCGGGAAGAAGCGAAGAAAATGTGCCCGATTTATCCTGCGGATAAACCGTAGGCTGGTTTCTCAGCAAATCAGGAAGGATCTGCCTGTAGCGAACCGAATCCACTGTTTTCTGTATGCTGGTAAGTAAAATTTCACTCCACCCTGCCTTAAGGTCCCACGCCATATACCCGATCATATTCAGAGTCTGATATGGCTGCCATTTTTCAGGTTTATACCGGAGAATTGTAAATTCAGGCGGAAGGTGATTCTTATTCTTTTCAAGAAATACATTAATTCCTTCGGCAAATGCATTAAGGGCGATCAGGTTAGAGGAATCGGCCTTTGCCAGTATTTTATCTGATTTATCCCTGAATCGCAAAGCCCTGAGTAAAAGATCGGCTTGCACATAACCGGCACCAAAAATTTCGGACAACCTCCCTTCGGTAACATGTCGCAGCAAATCCATCTGCCACAACCTGTCTTCTGCAAGCAGGTAACCGGTCACCATATATAAATCGTGCTCATCTGTTGCATAGATATGCGGGATGGCAAAACTGTCGCGATAAACCTCAACAGGTGCATGCAATCCTTCTATCCGGATATTTTCATTGTAATCAGGAATGGCACGGTTGCTCATATGCCTTATAAAAGTAAATCCGGCAATCACAATCACAACAATAAGAGCAACAAGGGCTATTAGAATAATTTTCAGGATTTTCATATACTGATTTTATTGAAGTGCCATTTTAAGGAAAACCGGCTGATGATCCGAATTTTTAAATCCGAGATCTTTTGCTGATACAGAAAGTGCCTTAAGGTTAGGGGAAAGAAGGAAGAAATCAATTACTGTTGTCATAGTTTTTCCCCGTGTATAGGTAATATCCACCCGCCGGTTTGTGGGAACCGATGACTCATAAATCCATTGCCATTCCGAAGGAAGATAATCCGGTTTTATCCCTTTGTTATTAACCGAATCAAAAACTTCATTCTGAAATTGCGGTTTGAATTCCGGGGGACACTGATTCCAGTCGCCACCCACCACAATGTAATTTCCCTTATTGTATTCCGAAACCAGGTAATCTTTCAGGTAGGCCATCTGGGCATCGCGGATTGATCCGTCATCATAGGCTTCATTGTGAGTATTGATTACAAGCAGTTCTTTGCCATTGCCAACCGGCACATGCATTACCATAAAACACCGGTCAAGCATGAACAACCGCTTAGGCCAGGCGTAACGACCGGGGAACGAATAACGCTCAACCTGTGCAGGAGTGTATTTGGAAAGTGTTAATATGCCAGAATTCACTGAACCCATCGGATTATTGAAAGGGACAGGCACAAAAAACACGTTGTAGTTTGTTGAAAAGAAAGGTTCGTAATCACCCATATCCTGTGAAAGCCGGGCGACCTCGTTCAGACTGTAACTTCTGTGGCTTTTAATATCCACTTCCTGCAACATAAAAATTTCAACCGAATCCTGGTTTTTAATGAAACTGTCGATTCCGGCAAAATTGCTTTTAGTTTTTTCTTTCGAAGTTCTTACCTGTTTTCCACCGTCATAGAAAAAATCCATATCGCTGCCCAGCCCGGCATATCCGAGGTTCCAGATCATCAGGCTAATTACAGAAGAATCCGACAAAGCAGGT
This window encodes:
- a CDS encoding HAD family hydrolase; this encodes MKNRNTYAAIIFDLDGTLADTLDDIAGSMNYVLRLNGYPERPVNDYKLLVGRGLDNLVKQALPEKDRQEKVIRDCLHEMIEHYDSNCIVKTRLYDGIKPMLLKLAGRNIKMSVFSNKAEPLTIKIVEHLLPDIGFQHVMGAGPDFPKKPDPSGALHICRKMAVDPRNTVYVGDSDVDMITANKAGMYAVGVSWGFRSREELKTNGAAIIVDNPERISHLFL
- a CDS encoding endonuclease/exonuclease/phosphatase family protein; this encodes MPKFLKVFLWILGIPVAAFALLVLYATLSDYKPGEKELISRNEKVKPALSDSSVISLMIWNLGYAGLGSDMDFFYDGGKQVRTSKEKTKSNFAGIDSFIKNQDSVEIFMLQEVDIKSHRSYSLNEVARLSQDMGDYEPFFSTNYNVFFVPVPFNNPMGSVNSGILTLSKYTPAQVERYSFPGRYAWPKRLFMLDRCFMVMHVPVGNGKELLVINTHNEAYDDGSIRDAQMAYLKDYLVSEYNKGNYIVVGGDWNQCPPEFKPQFQNEVFDSVNNKGIKPDYLPSEWQWIYESSVPTNRRVDITYTRGKTMTTVIDFFLLSPNLKALSVSAKDLGFKNSDHQPVFLKMALQ
- a CDS encoding glycosyltransferase family 2 protein — encoded protein: MRSGKTSCIIPFWNEDLYLFDVLYEVSRVRNIDEVICVDDASDNNNYLEIKRKHPGFCVIRLPENSGKTDAIREGLKYADGEYILLLDADLQHLVHTEIEQAVNAVKSNPGIDMLILRRVRADLLIRMYRGDVLFTGERILRKSDLLNVLSGQVKRWQLESAVNTWMYEKNKIVYWMAQSAINTDKAIKWGLFRGLVNDVRTFGDMMFATGFNNFVRQILFYAKDELKVN
- a CDS encoding penicillin acylase family protein; the protein is MKILKIILIALVALIVVIVIAGFTFIRHMSNRAIPDYNENIRIEGLHAPVEVYRDSFAIPHIYATDEHDLYMVTGYLLAEDRLWQMDLLRHVTEGRLSEIFGAGYVQADLLLRALRFRDKSDKILAKADSSNLIALNAFAEGINVFLEKNKNHLPPEFTILRYKPEKWQPYQTLNMIGYMAWDLKAGWSEILLTSIQKTVDSVRYRQILPDLLRNQPTVYPQDKSGTFSSLLPDMMLYTAGLQDLGADVLDASNNWAVSGFKSSTGKPLLANDMHLGLSVPGIWYQIHQVIPGKMNVTGLLLPGAPVVICGHNDSIAWGMTNTYVDNLDFYRETVNPGDTGEYKYMGKWLKFLNKKEVIKISDGTQVEKTIRFSHRGPVVSSIKNFGTDVITMHWVGDEMSDEFKTVLMLDRANNWAEFKDALKTFNSLSQNVAYADVKGNIGLFCAAGIPIRDREIPFGILPGDTDKYDWKGYVPFEELPYMFNPLSGFVASANNRTVPRDYPYHIGSWYSLPDRFSRITEMLTAKEILSVEDFKNIQLDQKSKLAEKYMPAFVDALSGFKPKDEVEKKALEMLKTWNYTMAANSSAPTVFETMYLQLLHGVFSDELGNDLFLSLNGVTSISRNAFDQMMETRVSAWFDDISTPDKTETFTDMVTLAFTKSVGDLRVKMGEDTGLWQWGKIHHLLLQHPLGVKDILDKAFHLNRGPFPVGGSFHTVSPYSYDPNNPYDSKTGSSHRHIFDLSDWDKSLTVIPTGNSGIPSSKHYCDQTDLYVNGRYHADHFTRDNVIKNAQYHMTFSNK